A stretch of Henckelia pumila isolate YLH828 chromosome 4, ASM3356847v2, whole genome shotgun sequence DNA encodes these proteins:
- the LOC140863916 gene encoding uncharacterized protein, translating to MSVSSSESHANGSKRISGWAQFDLKQRRRQQGFGCEVDAEPYPLLGGPNRVGSLVNKKKALLEKPFSSVVTASKNFASLTDPDNHNPIRPTALSDLRDQSREISFKDDSYHRFEAFPPLMDESLIEDLLAGVDNNINELNYGNDHTSSAFQDVPFGERTDLSFSNDEFFKDKNIGCKGDAYFCQSLDLTKFLPIEPETELEEDDVYIFHRKDAVRMIRSASHYSKAANDAYLRGDHLFARHFSLKAQEHWTAAEKLNAKAAKEILATRNSKNDPWTLDLHGLHATEAVLALQEHLQSVESLVSSNCLATLTDVNKKSSLLLPESLQSLNHVKKEKFGMQHQPLRQRPVLLQVITGKGNHSRGAAALPSAIRNFLDENRYHFDETRPGVVTIRPKFRQQLATSSLK from the exons ATGAGCGTATCTTCTAGTGAAAGCCATGCGAATGGCAGTAAAAGAATATCCGGTTGGGCCCAATTTGACCTTAAGCAAAGGCGGAGGCAGCAAGGGTTTGGATGTGAAGTCGATGCTGAGCCTTATCCCTTACTAGGTGGCCCTAATCGTGTGGGAAGCTTAGTGAACAAAAAGAAAGCCCTCCTAGAAAAACCCTTTTCATCTGTAGTCACAGCTTCCAAGAATTTTGCCTCCTTAACTGATCCAGATAATCACAACCCTATAAGACCGACAGCACTTAGCGATTTGCGTGATCAGAGCCGTGAGATTTCTTTCAAGGATGACAGTTATCATAGATTTGAAGCTTTTCCACCTTTGATGGATGAGAGCTTGATTGAGGATTTATTGGCGGGTGTAGATAATAATATTAATGAATTGAATTATGGGAATGATCACACATCTTCTGCCTTTCAAGATGTTCCTTTTGGTGAGAGAACAGATTTGAGCTTTAGTAATGATGAATTTTTCAAAgacaagaatataggatgtaaGGGTGATGCTTATTTCTGTCAGTCTCTGGATTTAACCAAGTTTTTACCCATTGAACCTGAGACTGAGCTGGAAGAGGATGATGTTTATATATTTCATAGAAAAGATGCAGTAAGAATGATAAG ATCAGCATCTCATTATTCTAAGGCTGCGAACGATGCATACCTTAGAGGAGATCATTTATTCGCACGACATTTCTCCCTTAAAGCTCAAGAACATTGGACTGCTGCGGAGAAGCTTAATGCCAAGGCAGCAAAGGAAATCCTAGCGACCAGGAATTCTAAAAATGATCCATGGACGCTGGATTTGCATGGTCTTCATGCAACGGAAGCTGTTCTAGCCCTGCAGGAGCATTTACAGAGTGTGGAATCTTTAGTGTCGTCAAATTGCTTAGCCACTCTGACTGATGTCAACAAGAAGTCAAGCCTATTGCTCCCTGAATCTCTGCAATCTTTAAATCATGTGAAGAAGGAAAAGTTTGGTATGCAGCACCAGCCATTGAGGCAGAGGCCAGTATTGTTACAAGTGATAACAG GTAAGGGTAATCACAGCCGGGGAGCAGCTGCTCTCCCGTCAGCTATCAGAAACTTCCTCGATGAGAACAG GTatcattttgatgaaaccagGCCTGGTGTGGTGACGATAAGACCCAAGTTTCGGCAACAGTTGGCTACTAGTTCACTGAAGTAA
- the LOC140862981 gene encoding ribosomal lysine N-methyltransferase 3 isoform X2, with protein MAAARRMRGFKRWMKREDVECSDALHISLSVEGGGAPSISVKALCDLTEGDVVATIPKRSCLTVRTSAASHIIEEAQLGGYLGLSVALMYERSLGPQSKWFQYLQILPSSEPIPLLWSLPEIDSLLCGTEIHKIVKEDKALVYQDWKECIIPLLSSASLKLNPEFFSVDEYLAAKSLIASRSFQIDEYHGYGMVPLADLFNHKTAAEDVHFTSVSYYSESDIDSDNQKRDSDDEKNGDDEHMAQDFHSEMGGFRSGLEFESSSASGNDVMVMQMIICEDVNSGAEVFNTYGSLSNAALLHRYGFTEPNNPFDILNMDLEIVLQWSSSVFSCRHSRRRLSLWRKLGYSGCDGQNSVYFEITFHGEPQVELLVLLNIILLPEEVFHELELALLSVGNSKQITSRHGLEKYNFLIVKAAKLSKELLLTRNVCQALLSLADAREHFYGPNSLQDDIKSFDESCLATEHKLHHSLMLRISERRILEKLRSYAASGLK; from the exons ATGGCGGCCGCCAG AAGGATGAGAGGATTCAAGCGGTGGATGAAGCGCGAGGACGTGGAATGCAGCGACGCACTCCACATCTCCTTGTCAGTCGAGGGCGGAGGAGCGCCGTCAATCTCGGTCAAGGCATTGTGCGATTTGACGGAGGGCGACGTCGTCGCCACCATCCCGAAGCGGAGCTGCCTCACCGTCAGGACCTCCGCCGCCAGCCACATCATCGAAGAAGCTCAGCTCGGCGGCTATTTGGGCCTGTCCGTGGCCCTGATGTACGAGAGGAGCCTCGGTCCACAGTCCAAATGGTTCCAATACCTACAGATACTGCCCTCCAGCGAGCCCATTCCGCTGCTTTGGTCCCTCCCGGAAATCGATTCCCTCCTCTGTGGCACCGAGATACACAAG ATAGTTAAAGAAGACAAGGCTTTGGTGTATCAAGATTGGAAGGAGTGTATTATTCCCCTTCTGAGTTCAGCTTCCCTGAAACTGAATCCAGAGTTTTTCTCAGTGGATGAATACTTAGCTGCGAAGAGCCTGATTGCTTCAAGGTCCTTCCAGATAGATGAGTACCATGGTTATGGAATGGTTCCTTTGGCAGATCT CTTCAATCACAAGACAGCTGCTGAGGATGTACATTTTACATCTGTATCTTATtattcagaatctgatatcgACTCTGATAATCAAAAGCGAGATTCAGATGATGAAAAGAATGGAGATGATGAACACATGGCTCAGGATTTTCATTCAGAAATGGGTGGTTTTAGGAGTGGACTAGAATTTGAATCATCTTCAGCTTCAGGAAATGACGTGATGGTTATGCAAATGATCATTTGTGAAGATGTAAATTCTGGAGCTGAG GTCTTTAATACCTATGGATCTTTGAGCAATGCTGCGCTTTTGCATAGATATGGGTTTACGGAACCCAATAACCCATTTGACATTCTGAACATGGATCTTGAAATTGTGCTTCAGTGGAGTTCATCAGTGTTTTCGTGTCGCCATAGCAGAAGAAGGTTGTCTTTATGGAGGAAGTTGGGCTATTCTGGATGTGACGGTCAAAACTCTGTGTATTTTGAAATAACATTCCATGGGGAGCCACAAGTAGAGTTGTTAGTTTTACTCAACATAATCTTGTTACCCGAGGAAGTCTTTCATGAACTTGAGCTTGCATTATTGTCTGTCGGAAACTCGAAACAAATTACAAGTAGACACGGTttggaaaaatataattttctaaTTGTAAAAGCTGCGAAATTAAGCAAGGAGTTGTTACTAACACGAAATGTTTGCCAGGCTCTTTTGTCACTTGCAGATGCTCGAGAACACTTTTACGGTCCTAATTCTTTGCAGGATGATATAAAGTCGTTTGATGAGAGTTGTCTAGCCACAGAGCATAAGTTGCATCATTCTCTGATGCTCCGGATTTCTGAGAGGAGGATCCTCGAGAAACTTAGATCTTATGCTGCATCTGGACTTAAATAG
- the LOC140862981 gene encoding uncharacterized protein isoform X3 — protein sequence MQRRTPHLLVSRGRRSAVNLGQGIVRFDGGRRRRHHPEAELPHRQDLRRQPHHRRSSARRLFGPVRGPDVREEPRSTVQMVPIPTDTALQRAHSAALVPPGNRFPPLWHRDTQGRLPYLSCFPSCVRAPRFTDFTVGLYFWQIVKEDKALVYQDWKECIIPLLSSASLKLNPEFFSVDEYLAAKSLIASRSFQIDEYHGYGMVPLADLFNHKTAAEDVHFTSVSYYSESDIDSDNQKRDSDDEKNGDDEHMAQDFHSEMGGFRSGLEFESSSASGNDVMVMQMIICEDVNSGAEVFNTYGSLSNAALLHRYGFTEPNNPFDILNMDLEIVLQWSSSVFSCRHSRRRLSLWRKLGYSGCDGQNSVYFEITFHGEPQVELLVLLNIILLPEEVFHELELALLSVGNSKQITSRHGSFVTCRCSRTLLRS from the exons ATGCAGCGACGCACTCCACATCTCCTTGTCAGTCGAGGGCGGAGGAGCGCCGTCAATCTCGGTCAAGGCATTGTGCGATTTGACGGAGGGCGACGTCGTCGCCACCATCCCGAAGCGGAGCTGCCTCACCGTCAGGACCTCCGCCGCCAGCCACATCATCGAAGAAGCTCAGCTCGGCGGCTATTTGGGCCTGTCCGTGGCCCTGATGTACGAGAGGAGCCTCGGTCCACAGTCCAAATGGTTCCAATACCTACAGATACTGCCCTCCAGCGAGCCCATTCCGCTGCTTTGGTCCCTCCCGGAAATCGATTCCCTCCTCTGTGGCACCGAGATACACAAGGTCGGTTGCCGTACCTCTCCTGCTTTCCATCGTGCGTACGTGCTCCTCGGTTTACCGATTTCACTGTGGGGTTATACTTTTGGCAGATAGTTAAAGAAGACAAGGCTTTGGTGTATCAAGATTGGAAGGAGTGTATTATTCCCCTTCTGAGTTCAGCTTCCCTGAAACTGAATCCAGAGTTTTTCTCAGTGGATGAATACTTAGCTGCGAAGAGCCTGATTGCTTCAAGGTCCTTCCAGATAGATGAGTACCATGGTTATGGAATGGTTCCTTTGGCAGATCT CTTCAATCACAAGACAGCTGCTGAGGATGTACATTTTACATCTGTATCTTATtattcagaatctgatatcgACTCTGATAATCAAAAGCGAGATTCAGATGATGAAAAGAATGGAGATGATGAACACATGGCTCAGGATTTTCATTCAGAAATGGGTGGTTTTAGGAGTGGACTAGAATTTGAATCATCTTCAGCTTCAGGAAATGACGTGATGGTTATGCAAATGATCATTTGTGAAGATGTAAATTCTGGAGCTGAG GTCTTTAATACCTATGGATCTTTGAGCAATGCTGCGCTTTTGCATAGATATGGGTTTACGGAACCCAATAACCCATTTGACATTCTGAACATGGATCTTGAAATTGTGCTTCAGTGGAGTTCATCAGTGTTTTCGTGTCGCCATAGCAGAAGAAGGTTGTCTTTATGGAGGAAGTTGGGCTATTCTGGATGTGACGGTCAAAACTCTGTGTATTTTGAAATAACATTCCATGGGGAGCCACAAGTAGAGTTGTTAGTTTTACTCAACATAATCTTGTTACCCGAGGAAGTCTTTCATGAACTTGAGCTTGCATTATTGTCTGTCGGAAACTCGAAACAAATTACAAGTAGACACG GCTCTTTTGTCACTTGCAGATGCTCGAGAACACTTTTACGGTCCTAA
- the LOC140862981 gene encoding uncharacterized protein isoform X1, with protein sequence MQRRTPHLLVSRGRRSAVNLGQGIVRFDGGRRRRHHPEAELPHRQDLRRQPHHRRSSARRLFGPVRGPDVREEPRSTVQMVPIPTDTALQRAHSAALVPPGNRFPPLWHRDTQGRLPYLSCFPSCVRAPRFTDFTVGLYFWQIVKEDKALVYQDWKECIIPLLSSASLKLNPEFFSVDEYLAAKSLIASRSFQIDEYHGYGMVPLADLFNHKTAAEDVHFTSVSYYSESDIDSDNQKRDSDDEKNGDDEHMAQDFHSEMGGFRSGLEFESSSASGNDVMVMQMIICEDVNSGAEVFNTYGSLSNAALLHRYGFTEPNNPFDILNMDLEIVLQWSSSVFSCRHSRRRLSLWRKLGYSGCDGQNSVYFEITFHGEPQVELLVLLNIILLPEEVFHELELALLSVGNSKQITSRHGLEKYNFLIVKAAKLSKELLLTRNVCQALLSLADAREHFYGPNSLQDDIKSFDESCLATEHKLHHSLMLRISERRILEKLRSYAASGLK encoded by the exons ATGCAGCGACGCACTCCACATCTCCTTGTCAGTCGAGGGCGGAGGAGCGCCGTCAATCTCGGTCAAGGCATTGTGCGATTTGACGGAGGGCGACGTCGTCGCCACCATCCCGAAGCGGAGCTGCCTCACCGTCAGGACCTCCGCCGCCAGCCACATCATCGAAGAAGCTCAGCTCGGCGGCTATTTGGGCCTGTCCGTGGCCCTGATGTACGAGAGGAGCCTCGGTCCACAGTCCAAATGGTTCCAATACCTACAGATACTGCCCTCCAGCGAGCCCATTCCGCTGCTTTGGTCCCTCCCGGAAATCGATTCCCTCCTCTGTGGCACCGAGATACACAAGGTCGGTTGCCGTACCTCTCCTGCTTTCCATCGTGCGTACGTGCTCCTCGGTTTACCGATTTCACTGTGGGGTTATACTTTTGGCAGATAGTTAAAGAAGACAAGGCTTTGGTGTATCAAGATTGGAAGGAGTGTATTATTCCCCTTCTGAGTTCAGCTTCCCTGAAACTGAATCCAGAGTTTTTCTCAGTGGATGAATACTTAGCTGCGAAGAGCCTGATTGCTTCAAGGTCCTTCCAGATAGATGAGTACCATGGTTATGGAATGGTTCCTTTGGCAGATCT CTTCAATCACAAGACAGCTGCTGAGGATGTACATTTTACATCTGTATCTTATtattcagaatctgatatcgACTCTGATAATCAAAAGCGAGATTCAGATGATGAAAAGAATGGAGATGATGAACACATGGCTCAGGATTTTCATTCAGAAATGGGTGGTTTTAGGAGTGGACTAGAATTTGAATCATCTTCAGCTTCAGGAAATGACGTGATGGTTATGCAAATGATCATTTGTGAAGATGTAAATTCTGGAGCTGAG GTCTTTAATACCTATGGATCTTTGAGCAATGCTGCGCTTTTGCATAGATATGGGTTTACGGAACCCAATAACCCATTTGACATTCTGAACATGGATCTTGAAATTGTGCTTCAGTGGAGTTCATCAGTGTTTTCGTGTCGCCATAGCAGAAGAAGGTTGTCTTTATGGAGGAAGTTGGGCTATTCTGGATGTGACGGTCAAAACTCTGTGTATTTTGAAATAACATTCCATGGGGAGCCACAAGTAGAGTTGTTAGTTTTACTCAACATAATCTTGTTACCCGAGGAAGTCTTTCATGAACTTGAGCTTGCATTATTGTCTGTCGGAAACTCGAAACAAATTACAAGTAGACACGGTttggaaaaatataattttctaaTTGTAAAAGCTGCGAAATTAAGCAAGGAGTTGTTACTAACACGAAATGTTTGCCAGGCTCTTTTGTCACTTGCAGATGCTCGAGAACACTTTTACGGTCCTAATTCTTTGCAGGATGATATAAAGTCGTTTGATGAGAGTTGTCTAGCCACAGAGCATAAGTTGCATCATTCTCTGATGCTCCGGATTTCTGAGAGGAGGATCCTCGAGAAACTTAGATCTTATGCTGCATCTGGACTTAAATAG
- the LOC140863527 gene encoding probable calcium-binding protein CML13 isoform X1, with protein sequence MSAHYKGMSRKDKLRGSHHGVTPQRIEEIKKAFVNVDTDGSGSIDAKELNVAMRDLGFEMSEEETNKIITEVDKDGSGAIEFDEFFHMMTSLYMERDIKEELMKVFHIIDRDKNGKISFADIQRIGGELNVKFTENEIQGMIDEADRDRDGEVSAEEFMRIMKRTSYGVFRDVI encoded by the exons ATG TCAGCACATTACAAAGGGATGTCCAGGAAAGACAAACTCAGAGGATCCCATCACGGGGTGACTCCACAGAGAATAGAGGAGATAAAGAAAGCTTTTGTCAATGTTGATACCGATGGCTCCG GTAGCATTGATGCCAAAGAGTTGAATGTTGCGATGAG GGATCTTGGTTTTGAAATGTCAGAAGAG GAAACTAACAAAATTATAACTGAAGTAGACAAGGATGGAAGTGGTGCAATCGAGTTTGATGAATTCTTTCACATGATGACATCCTTATATATGGAAAGGGACATCAAAGAAGAACTCATGAAGGTCTTTCATATAATTGACCGAGATAAAAAC GGGAAGATTTCTTTTGCGGATATTCAGCGTATAGGGGGTGAATTGAATGTAAAATTCACAGAGAACGAGATTCAGGGCATGATCGATGAAGCTGATCGAGACC GTGATGGCGAAGTTAGTGCCGAGGAATTTATGAGGATCATGAAGAGAACCTCATATGGCGTTTTTAGAGATGTAATTTAA
- the LOC140863527 gene encoding probable calcium-binding protein CML13 isoform X2, protein MSRKDKLRGSHHGVTPQRIEEIKKAFVNVDTDGSGSIDAKELNVAMRDLGFEMSEEETNKIITEVDKDGSGAIEFDEFFHMMTSLYMERDIKEELMKVFHIIDRDKNGKISFADIQRIGGELNVKFTENEIQGMIDEADRDRDGEVSAEEFMRIMKRTSYGVFRDVI, encoded by the exons ATGTCCAGGAAAGACAAACTCAGAGGATCCCATCACGGGGTGACTCCACAGAGAATAGAGGAGATAAAGAAAGCTTTTGTCAATGTTGATACCGATGGCTCCG GTAGCATTGATGCCAAAGAGTTGAATGTTGCGATGAG GGATCTTGGTTTTGAAATGTCAGAAGAG GAAACTAACAAAATTATAACTGAAGTAGACAAGGATGGAAGTGGTGCAATCGAGTTTGATGAATTCTTTCACATGATGACATCCTTATATATGGAAAGGGACATCAAAGAAGAACTCATGAAGGTCTTTCATATAATTGACCGAGATAAAAAC GGGAAGATTTCTTTTGCGGATATTCAGCGTATAGGGGGTGAATTGAATGTAAAATTCACAGAGAACGAGATTCAGGGCATGATCGATGAAGCTGATCGAGACC GTGATGGCGAAGTTAGTGCCGAGGAATTTATGAGGATCATGAAGAGAACCTCATATGGCGTTTTTAGAGATGTAATTTAA
- the LOC140863526 gene encoding PHD finger protein At1g33420 → MVVNGRPMKRAVKRRVTADLSDFLTFPTAAERASPAYGAPFRAAVRELLTKHALLPPPSSLFPHILTWQVLFRVGDLVADDGGPAVVRLDVVEEDVARSRSVYCDQCRVVGWSTNPVSAKRYHFIIKADGNSIAGYNKTCAGCGDALLMTDSRCKSCSHVMTTEDVEDWMYHQLENTSHLLHGVIHANGYGHLLRVNGREGGSRVLSGRRIMNFWDRLCGMLGVRKVSVMDVSKKHGLDFRLLHAVVKGHPWYGDWGYQFGAGSFSLTMDDYKLAVGHLSFLPLSLFQSQGRKPRTRLQDLIAFYQSISELELVNIRDLFCFLISLIHDGNHPLHKADDFPCKKPKTIDSRALCSWTIVDIRRVEETMFKVLRAVTPSTWVSWRALRGAVCKVGSPELLDYCLKELKGKQAAPGMVVNARNIGSSGVMEYRLEPGAPPVLDDNTALGGYRIANQPSKECLLRDLKYFYECVLHPETMVTHLPPARRILACASATKILDCKQFVKDYIPEGVLSVHKPNTIMILCEVDLIEETEEQNPNPPPELLLLSSDATIADLKLEATRAFQDVYLMFRRFQADELVGYGGVDESTQIKLLLGSTQFVRIRGHFHGKSGLNRFRTEKGVERWTVDCFCGAKDDDGERMLACDVCGVWKHTRCSGIPDSDCVPAKFYCHRCRLLAGTYRTNGCQGQLKEVVDDVAFKTVWDKL, encoded by the exons ATGGTGGTGAACGGGAGGCCGATGAAGAGGGCGGTTAAGAGGAGGGTGACGGCTGACCTCAGCGATTTTTTAACCTTCCCGACCGCCGCCGAGAGAGCCTCGCCGGCGTACGGCGCTCCCTTCAGGGCTGCGGTCAGGGAGCTGCTGACGAAGCACGCGCTCCTGCCGCCCCCTTCATCTCTCTTTCCCCACATTCTGACGTGGCAGGTCCTCTTCCGCGTGGGAGACCTCGTCGCCGACGACGGAGGACCGGCCGTCGTCCGCCTCGACGTCGTGGAGGAGGACGTCGCCAGATCCAGATCCGTGTACTGCGACCAGTGCCGTGTTGTGG GATGGAGCACTAACCCAGTAAGTGCAAAGCGATACCATTTCATAATTAAAGCAGATGGGAATTCGATCGCTGGCTATAATAAGACGTGTGCCGGCTGCGGGGATGCTCTTCTTATGACAGATTCAAG GTGTAAGTCGTGCAGCCATGTAATGACTACTGAAGATGTTGAAGACTGGATGTATCACCAGTTGGAGAATACCTCGCATCTGTTACATGGTGTCATTCATGCAAACGGCTACGGGCATCTACTTAGAGTCAATGGTAGAGAAGGTGGCTCCAGGGTGCTTTCAGGCCGTCGTATAATGAATTTTTGGGATCGGCTCTGCGGGATGTTGGGTGTAAG AAAAGTGAGTGTGATGGACGTGTCGAAGAAGCATGGATTAGACTTCCGGCTGCTTCACGCTGTAGTCAAAGGCCATCCATGGTATGGAGATTGGGGCTATCAGTTTGGTGCTGGTAGCTTTTCGCTGACTATGGATGACTATAAATTGGCTGTTGGCCACCTTTCATTTTTGCCTCTATCCTTGTTTCAATCTCAAGGACGCAAACCTCGAACACGGCTGCAGGATTTGATTGCATTTTATCAGTCAATTTCAGAGCTGGAGCTTGTAAATATTAGAGATCTCTTCTGTTTTTTGATTAGCTTGATCCATGATGGCAATCATCCTCTTCATAAAGCCGACGATTTTCCTTGCAAGAAGCCCAAAACTATAGACTCTAGGGCTCTATGTTCATGGACTATTGTTGACATTAGGCGTGTAGAAGAAACCATGTTCAAAGTGTTGCGTGCTGTTACTCCATCAACTTGGGTGAGTTGGCGGGCTCTTAGAGGCGCTGTTTGCAAAGTGGGCAGTCCAGAGCTTTTGGATTACTGCCTTAAAGAGCTCAAGGGAAAACAGGCCGCTCCAGGCATGGTTGTCAATGCCCGGAATATCGGTAGTTCTGGTGTCATGGAATACAG GCTGGAGCCAGGAGCCCCGCCCGTTCTTGACGACAACACAGCCTTGGGCGGCTACCGAATTGCTAACCAACCCTCGAAAGAATGTCTTTTGCGGGATCTCAAGTATTTTTACGAGTGTGTGCTGCACCCTGAAACAATGGTGACTCATTTGCCTCCAGCTCGAAGAATCCTTGCATGCGCATCAGCTACAAAGATTCTCGACTGCAAGCAGTTTGTGAAAGATTATATACCAGAGGGTGTCCTATCTGTTCATAAACCAAATACAATCATGATTTTATGTGAGGTGGACCTCATTGAAGAAACCGAGGAACAGAACCCCAATCCTCCACCCGAATTACTACTACTCTCTTCTGATGCCACCATTGCTGACCTCAAGCTAGAAGCAACCAGAGCCTTCCAAGATGTATATTTGATGTTCAGAAGGTTCCAGGCTGATGAACTTGTCGGGTATGGTGGTGTTGATGAATCCACCCAAATCAAGCTATTGCTAGGATCTACTCAGTTTGTACGGATTCGAGGGCATTTCCATGGCAAAAGCGGGTTGAATAGGTTCAGGACAGAAAAGGGTGTTGAAAGATGGACGGTGGACTGCTTTTGTGGTGCTAAAGATGACGATGGGGAGAGAATGTTAGCATGTGATGTATGTGGAGTGTGGAAGCACACCAGATGTTCAGGGATTCCAGACTCAGATTGCGTTCCCGCCAAGTTCTATTGTCACAGATGCAGACTTTTAGCCGGAACTTACAGAACAAACGGATGCCAGGGCCAATTGAAGGAGGTGGTGGATGATGTTGCGTTCAAGACAGTTTGGGATAAGCTTTAA